A stretch of Candidatus Sphingomonas phytovorans DNA encodes these proteins:
- a CDS encoding EAL domain-containing protein, translating into MPLPNIIDPHGETAGAERQRLECLRRYGLDGTPGEPDLDRIVRLGAEMFGVPICAITLVGRDQVWLRARFGVEIDSLQREGSFCAEVVRGTDPMVVADALADQRFATTDLVAGAGIRFYAGAPLITRDGVALGSFGLLDVKPRHDFSERQQSLLSRMAGIVVDLFERRHTSRTANTLIAFADVAHQALITTDEEGRITFWNHGAQAMFGYAAREVEGRFVELIVPERFRAAHREGLMRIAGGAQARMTGRPLEVLAVRRDGSEFPAELSLSVWNGSLGLGFGAQLQDISDRRAREERLHHLANHDELTGLLNRNSFRARIEAQLESTATATVMVFDLDGFKDVNDGLGHAAGDTLLQALALRLAASLGPDDVLARLGGDEFAILMPNERDPLEIAARADALLDLIGRPFSVCGHQFHLSGSIGVALAPFHAGNADELVVRADLALFRAKNAGGRRYRLFDTGMESQLATNRAFQDELRYAFTDRQLELHFQPQVSLADGRLIGAEALLRWRHPTRGLLYPKAFLPVLETHALAFEAGCWVLDEACRTLAAWRHAGLAPIRIGVNLFAAQLRAGTLVDVIESTLARHRLSPADLEVEITETIALRHDIEELEPLRELHARGVSIAFDDFGTGFASLSTLKDFPLSRLKLDRSFVEDIGLDPHSEAIVKGVVAIGHSLGLDVIAEGIETAGQEALLRAWQCDAGQGYHYGKAIPAAEFMATFGTPFPIAAAGPVAKIR; encoded by the coding sequence GTGCCATTGCCGAATATCATCGATCCCCATGGCGAGACCGCAGGCGCTGAACGGCAGCGTCTCGAATGCCTGCGGCGTTACGGCCTGGACGGCACCCCCGGCGAGCCAGATCTCGATCGCATCGTTCGCCTGGGCGCTGAGATGTTCGGCGTGCCGATCTGCGCGATCACCCTGGTCGGTCGCGACCAGGTCTGGCTGAGAGCCAGGTTCGGCGTCGAAATCGATTCACTCCAGCGCGAAGGCTCCTTCTGTGCCGAAGTCGTACGCGGCACCGATCCGATGGTCGTCGCCGATGCGCTGGCCGATCAGCGCTTCGCCACCACCGATCTGGTCGCCGGGGCCGGAATCCGTTTCTACGCGGGCGCACCGCTGATCACGCGGGACGGCGTCGCGCTGGGCAGCTTCGGCCTGCTGGACGTGAAGCCGAGGCATGATTTCTCGGAAAGGCAACAATCCCTGCTGTCGCGGATGGCCGGCATCGTCGTCGACCTGTTCGAACGCCGCCACACCAGCCGAACGGCGAATACCCTCATCGCTTTTGCCGATGTCGCCCACCAGGCGCTCATCACGACTGACGAAGAAGGGCGCATCACCTTCTGGAATCACGGCGCGCAGGCGATGTTCGGCTATGCGGCGCGCGAAGTCGAAGGCCGTTTCGTCGAACTGATCGTGCCCGAGCGCTTTCGCGCGGCGCATCGCGAAGGGCTGATGCGGATCGCGGGCGGCGCGCAGGCGCGAATGACCGGCCGGCCGCTCGAAGTGCTCGCCGTCCGCCGCGACGGATCGGAATTCCCCGCGGAACTGTCGCTGTCGGTGTGGAACGGGTCACTCGGTCTCGGCTTCGGCGCGCAATTGCAGGACATATCGGACCGGCGCGCGCGCGAGGAGCGGCTCCATCATCTTGCGAACCACGACGAACTGACGGGCTTGCTCAATCGCAACAGCTTCCGCGCGCGGATCGAGGCCCAGCTCGAAAGCACCGCGACGGCGACGGTGATGGTCTTCGATCTGGACGGGTTCAAGGACGTCAATGACGGGCTCGGCCATGCGGCGGGCGATACGTTGCTGCAGGCACTCGCGCTGCGGCTTGCCGCATCGCTCGGCCCCGACGACGTGCTGGCGCGGCTGGGTGGTGACGAGTTCGCGATCCTGATGCCCAATGAGCGCGACCCGCTCGAGATCGCGGCTCGCGCCGACGCGCTGCTCGACCTGATCGGCCGGCCCTTCTCGGTCTGTGGGCACCAGTTCCACTTGTCCGGCAGCATCGGGGTCGCGCTCGCCCCGTTCCATGCGGGCAACGCCGACGAACTGGTGGTTCGCGCCGATCTTGCGCTCTTCCGCGCGAAGAACGCGGGAGGACGGCGCTACCGCCTGTTCGACACCGGCATGGAAAGCCAGCTCGCCACCAATCGCGCCTTTCAGGACGAACTGCGCTACGCCTTCACCGACCGGCAGCTCGAACTGCATTTCCAGCCTCAGGTCAGCCTGGCCGACGGCCGCCTGATCGGCGCGGAGGCGCTCCTGCGCTGGCGCCATCCGACCCGCGGCCTGCTCTATCCCAAGGCCTTTCTGCCGGTGCTCGAAACGCACGCCCTCGCGTTCGAAGCCGGGTGCTGGGTGCTCGACGAGGCGTGCCGGACACTGGCCGCCTGGCGACACGCCGGGCTTGCGCCGATCCGGATCGGCGTCAACCTGTTCGCTGCCCAGCTCCGCGCCGGCACCCTGGTCGATGTGATCGAGAGCACGCTCGCCCGGCATCGGCTTTCCCCGGCGGACCTTGAGGTCGAGATCACCGAAACCATCGCGCTTCGCCACGACATCGAGGAGCTGGAACCACTCCGCGAGCTGCACGCGCGCGGCGTCAGCATCGCCTTCGACGATTTCGGCACCGGCTTCGCATCGCTCAGCACGTTGAAGGACTTCCCCCTTTCACGCCTCAAGCTCGATCGCAGCTTTGTCGAGGATATCGGCCTGGACCCGCACAGCGAGGCGATCGTGAAGGGCGTGGTCGCGATCGGCCACAGCCTTGGCCTGGACGTGATTGCCGAAGGCATCGAGACGGCCGGGCAGGAGGCATTGCTCCGCGCCTGGCAGTGCGACGCGGGCCAGGGCTATCATTATGGCAAGGCGATTCCGGCAGCCGAGTTCATGGCGACCTTCGGCACCCCTTTTCCGATCGCGGCAGCCGGACCGGTCGCAAAGATCCGCTGA